The proteins below are encoded in one region of Candidatus Flexicrinis proximus:
- a CDS encoding lamin tail domain-containing protein, translating into MRTKFFTMWLVAVLAAAALIFAPTSRVARASTSGIVISAAYGGGGNSGAIYINDYIEIFNAGISSVSVSGWSIQFASATGSTWTRTNLPSITLSPGQYLIARQAAGAGGTEPTPSDVDGTAAMSGPGSFKIALLSTTTLITGGNPYTDGAVSASVVDFFGGGSANVFEGAVRSGTLTNSQAWFRLDDGCQDTDNNLADFASGTAYPNARSTLSPLNPCFTADLVTSITESADPIETNNGVNNSDVDYTVTVSNTGTLAANTVVFTTTLGGLPFDGTISALSDPSGFCLYANPVLTCSIPSLATSTGYTAGFTITPQVGIQGTVTVDTNATADAPETTGNNSDSETTTVQDPQADVTVAIGYTPNPVYSHNSLNLTFDVANGPQLSAANTTLQVLFSGTALGSLGSSPTAGCTVTSATQLDCALGTLLAGGSTQAQATVSLNGSAGNVQVDAAVAADAPEASGNNTDSEAITVWVATTSSRFPVTATPSPQTRSTSLIRVSRSAPAIRFE; encoded by the coding sequence ATGCGTACGAAGTTCTTCACCATGTGGCTAGTCGCTGTCCTTGCAGCGGCCGCCCTCATCTTCGCGCCGACAAGCCGCGTCGCGCGGGCATCTACCAGCGGAATCGTCATCAGCGCGGCTTACGGCGGTGGTGGCAATTCCGGAGCGATCTATATAAACGACTATATCGAGATATTTAACGCAGGCATAAGTTCCGTGTCTGTGTCTGGTTGGTCCATTCAGTTCGCGTCGGCAACTGGATCAACCTGGACAAGAACAAATCTCCCTTCTATAACCCTATCCCCCGGGCAATATCTGATTGCGCGCCAGGCGGCTGGCGCAGGCGGAACAGAACCGACACCATCTGACGTGGATGGAACCGCTGCAATGAGTGGACCTGGTTCATTCAAGATTGCACTGCTAAGTACAACTACGCTGATTACAGGCGGAAATCCGTACACTGATGGCGCAGTAAGTGCTTCTGTCGTTGATTTCTTCGGCGGCGGATCAGCAAACGTGTTCGAGGGCGCGGTCCGGTCTGGGACCCTAACAAACTCCCAGGCTTGGTTTCGCCTGGATGATGGATGCCAAGACACCGACAACAATCTCGCGGACTTCGCGTCTGGCACCGCGTACCCTAACGCCCGCTCTACATTGAGCCCGCTCAACCCCTGCTTCACGGCTGACCTCGTCACTTCGATTACCGAGAGCGCCGACCCGATCGAGACCAACAACGGCGTCAACAACAGCGATGTTGACTACACAGTAACCGTCAGCAACACGGGCACGCTGGCGGCTAACACTGTCGTGTTCACGACTACGCTTGGCGGCCTCCCGTTCGACGGTACGATTTCGGCCTTGAGCGACCCTAGCGGCTTCTGCCTGTATGCTAACCCTGTCCTGACTTGTTCGATCCCGTCGCTGGCGACTTCTACCGGCTACACGGCGGGTTTCACGATCACGCCGCAGGTTGGCATACAGGGGACCGTTACAGTTGACACCAACGCGACGGCCGACGCGCCGGAAACGACTGGCAATAATTCTGACAGCGAGACGACTACTGTACAGGACCCGCAGGCAGATGTCACGGTGGCCATCGGCTACACGCCAAATCCGGTCTACTCGCATAACTCGCTCAACCTCACCTTTGATGTCGCCAACGGGCCACAGCTCAGCGCCGCCAATACGACGCTGCAGGTCCTGTTCAGTGGCACGGCGCTCGGATCACTGGGCTCTTCGCCCACGGCAGGATGTACCGTAACCTCCGCGACTCAGTTGGACTGCGCGCTAGGTACCTTGCTCGCGGGTGGGTCTACGCAGGCTCAAGCGACTGTCAGCCTGAACGGTTCGGCAGGTAACGTACAGGTGGACGCCGCCGTCGCCGCAGATGCTCCGGAAGCCAGTGGCAACAACACCGACAGCGAAGCCATCACCGTCTGGGTGGCTACCACATCCAGCAGGTTCCCGGTGACGGCAACCCCCTCACCTCAGACGCGATCTACGTCTTTAATTCGAGTTTCGCGGTCAGCGCCGGCGATAAGGTTCGAGTGA
- a CDS encoding NUDIX domain-containing protein, translating to MASPRTLVFVTNRGRVLLLKRGPQRRIFPNKYNGLGGHVERDEDVFTSAEREVREESGLSVDALRLRGIHHIDAGAESGILVFVFTATARTDTVSVQSDEGVLEWVDLESFAALDLVDDVAEILPRALGMADDAPPYFAHVSYDSEDRIVIRYA from the coding sequence ATGGCGAGTCCCCGTACGCTGGTGTTTGTGACGAATCGGGGTCGGGTGCTTCTTTTGAAGCGCGGCCCCCAACGGCGGATTTTTCCGAACAAATACAACGGCCTCGGCGGACATGTTGAACGCGATGAGGATGTCTTTACGTCTGCGGAACGCGAAGTCCGCGAAGAGAGCGGGCTGAGCGTCGACGCGCTGCGACTCAGAGGCATCCACCATATCGACGCAGGGGCGGAGTCGGGGATTCTGGTGTTTGTGTTTACGGCGACTGCCCGCACCGACACTGTCAGCGTGCAGAGCGACGAAGGAGTCCTGGAATGGGTTGATCTGGAGTCTTTTGCTGCGCTCGATCTGGTCGACGACGTGGCGGAAATCCTGCCGCGCGCACTCGGCATGGCAGACGATGCGCCGCCGTATTTCGCGCATGTCAGCTACGATTCGGAGGACCGGATTGTGATTCGGTATGCGTAA
- a CDS encoding MoxR family ATPase, which translates to MAVNPQARTRPETAALKAVETAVHQVVIGQERLVNRLLIGLLCDGHVLIEGVPGLAKTLTVRALAAALHVGFHRVQFTPDLLPSDIVGTQIYNPRSGEFSARTGPVFTNLLLADEINRAPAKVQSALLEAMEERQVTLGDETRPLPSPFMVLATQNPIEQEGTYPLPEAQLDRFLLKVVIGYPSRAEERAVMERMGSDKPEMPQPVLDADGLFRAQDAVSHGIFVDDRLKEFILSLVAATREPASSNLKALAPLIALGASPRATLALLKTSKAHAFLRGSGHVAPEDIRQVAPDVLRHRIALTFEAEAESISADQIIEQVIARVAVP; encoded by the coding sequence ATGGCGGTGAATCCGCAAGCCCGGACGCGTCCCGAAACTGCGGCACTCAAGGCAGTCGAAACGGCGGTTCATCAGGTCGTGATCGGTCAGGAACGGCTGGTCAACCGGCTTCTGATCGGGCTGCTGTGCGATGGTCATGTGCTGATAGAGGGTGTACCGGGACTGGCAAAGACGCTGACGGTGCGCGCGCTGGCGGCTGCGCTACATGTTGGATTCCACCGCGTCCAGTTCACGCCTGATCTGCTGCCGTCAGACATTGTCGGCACGCAGATCTACAATCCGCGCTCAGGCGAATTCAGCGCACGCACCGGGCCGGTCTTCACGAACCTGCTGCTGGCGGACGAGATCAACCGCGCACCAGCCAAAGTACAGTCGGCGCTGCTAGAAGCCATGGAAGAACGGCAGGTCACGCTGGGTGACGAGACCCGGCCTCTGCCATCGCCCTTTATGGTGCTGGCGACTCAGAACCCAATTGAGCAGGAGGGAACCTATCCACTGCCTGAGGCCCAACTTGACCGCTTCCTGCTCAAAGTCGTGATTGGCTATCCGAGTCGCGCGGAAGAGCGTGCCGTGATGGAGCGCATGGGATCGGACAAGCCCGAGATGCCACAGCCGGTCCTCGATGCAGACGGGCTGTTCAGGGCGCAGGATGCTGTCAGCCATGGAATATTTGTGGATGATCGGTTGAAGGAGTTCATTCTGTCGCTGGTCGCGGCCACCCGTGAGCCCGCGTCCTCTAACCTCAAGGCGTTGGCGCCATTGATCGCACTGGGAGCATCCCCCCGCGCAACCTTAGCCTTGCTCAAGACCAGCAAAGCCCACGCATTCCTGCGCGGGTCGGGGCATGTAGCGCCGGAAGACATTCGGCAGGTCGCGCCTGATGTCCTCAGGCATCGCATCGCGTTGACATTTGAAGCTGAGGCAGAGTCGATCAGCGCTGACCAGATTATCGAACAGGTTATCGCCCGCGTAGCCGTGCCGTGA
- a CDS encoding DUF58 domain-containing protein, with translation MSSEISPELLKRITRLEFRTRRLVDSALVGVYRAAFRGRGSHFDGVRPYEPGDDVRAMDWKVSARTGEAHIKKFTEERELSVLLVVDDSGSMRMGAPVTKRDRAAEFAAAAALVAMRGGDRVGALVAHDAGVGLVPARRGRNHVLRVIRSVLTQDEDLRGTDLQGALQMAVQGLKQRGIVFVLSDFLGAPEAYARTLALVARRHDTVAVLCSDPLEVRWPDAGLMAMRDAETGTTQIVDTSDRRWRSAFADRAAAFDGVRRQAILRAGAELLALPHDETPLAALARFMRARAGRR, from the coding sequence GTGAGCTCCGAAATCTCGCCTGAACTCCTCAAGCGCATCACGCGGCTTGAATTCCGCACGCGGCGGCTGGTGGACAGCGCACTGGTGGGCGTGTATCGGGCTGCGTTTCGTGGTCGCGGCTCGCATTTCGACGGCGTGCGGCCTTATGAGCCCGGGGATGATGTGCGGGCGATGGACTGGAAGGTCAGCGCCAGAACCGGGGAAGCGCACATCAAAAAGTTCACCGAGGAGCGCGAGCTTTCCGTGCTGCTGGTGGTAGACGACAGCGGTTCAATGCGGATGGGAGCCCCGGTGACCAAACGTGACCGCGCAGCAGAGTTTGCAGCCGCTGCAGCGCTCGTTGCGATGCGAGGCGGCGACCGTGTCGGCGCGTTGGTGGCGCATGACGCTGGAGTAGGGCTTGTCCCGGCCAGGCGTGGCAGAAATCATGTGCTGCGCGTGATCCGTAGTGTATTGACCCAGGATGAAGACCTGCGCGGGACTGACCTGCAGGGCGCTCTCCAGATGGCCGTGCAAGGTCTCAAGCAGCGCGGGATCGTATTCGTACTGTCGGACTTTCTCGGTGCACCGGAGGCGTATGCCAGGACGCTTGCGCTTGTTGCCCGGCGTCATGATACGGTCGCGGTACTTTGCAGCGACCCGCTCGAGGTTCGGTGGCCGGACGCCGGCCTAATGGCTATGAGGGACGCTGAGACAGGCACTACCCAGATCGTCGATACGTCAGACCGACGTTGGCGAAGCGCCTTTGCGGACCGGGCGGCTGCATTTGACGGAGTACGGCGACAGGCGATTTTGAGGGCAGGTGCGGAACTCCTGGCCCTGCCACACGATGAAACTCCGCTGGCTGCACTGGCGCGATTTATGCGCGCGCGGGCCGGGAGACGCTAG
- a CDS encoding VWA domain-containing protein — protein sequence MSEFRFAHPWAFVLLLLGTWIVWRHWWRAKDATALYSDLGLMRGLPLNWRARLAPLPDVLRVVGWCLLVIALARPQSGQSREVIRGQGIDIVFALDISGSMAALDFQPDNRLAVAKSVIMDFVEGREYDRLGVVVYARNAYHLVPLTLDYHVLNALLKDVKLVTRLVDPSGAQTSLDGTALGTGIAAAAAMMRNSPARSKVIVLLTDGATNAGLDPVTAAEAAATLGIKTYAIGIGRPGEVPFEENDGTITTIVSDLDEPALQRVVEAGSGQYFRATDAESLGQIAAQIDRLERSPVQRQVIIPWRDQVECWLIFGVIALFLERALRHTLLATAP from the coding sequence GTGAGTGAATTCCGGTTTGCGCACCCGTGGGCTTTCGTGCTGCTGCTGCTCGGCACGTGGATTGTATGGCGGCATTGGTGGCGTGCCAAAGACGCAACCGCCTTATACTCAGACTTAGGTCTGATGCGTGGACTTCCGCTGAACTGGCGCGCACGACTGGCTCCGCTTCCGGACGTTCTGAGGGTGGTTGGCTGGTGCCTGCTGGTTATCGCACTGGCGCGGCCCCAGTCCGGGCAGTCGCGCGAAGTTATCCGCGGGCAGGGGATCGACATCGTATTCGCACTCGATATCTCTGGCAGCATGGCAGCGCTGGACTTCCAACCGGATAACCGTCTCGCCGTCGCGAAGTCCGTGATCATGGATTTCGTTGAGGGCCGTGAATATGACCGGCTTGGAGTGGTGGTATATGCCCGGAATGCCTATCATCTCGTCCCCTTGACACTGGACTATCATGTCCTGAATGCGCTGCTCAAGGATGTGAAATTAGTCACCAGACTGGTCGATCCGTCTGGCGCTCAAACATCACTTGACGGAACAGCGTTGGGTACAGGTATCGCGGCTGCAGCCGCAATGATGCGCAATAGCCCAGCGCGGAGTAAAGTCATCGTCCTGTTAACGGACGGCGCTACAAACGCCGGCCTGGACCCTGTTACAGCGGCTGAAGCTGCTGCAACCCTTGGCATCAAAACCTATGCAATCGGCATTGGACGGCCTGGGGAAGTCCCATTTGAAGAAAACGATGGAACGATAACTACTATAGTAAGTGACCTTGACGAACCCGCACTGCAGCGGGTGGTGGAGGCGGGTAGCGGGCAGTATTTTCGCGCTACAGACGCCGAAAGCCTTGGTCAGATCGCGGCACAGATTGATCGCCTTGAGCGATCGCCCGTGCAGCGGCAGGTTATCATTCCATGGCGGGATCAGGTCGAGTGCTGGCTGATCTTCGGGGTGATTGCGCTGTTTCTTGAGCGCGCACTGCGGCACACCCTGTTAGCGACTGCACCCTAG
- a CDS encoding VWA domain-containing protein: MFTRGGWLILLLLVALIASLSVLQARQRARQVQRAGLEPVLTKRRRLRVALWSGASACAVIALANPVWGIEAELIEARGTAVVIVLDVSASMDALDLTPSRLERAKIAATDILRGGEGNLFGLVLFAGEAFVRFPLSSDVVTAEEFVQSSASTMITRQGTVIDEALRLALELIDERISGGAMIVLMTDGEDQSGDPLSVADEAKVRGIPIHVIGYGTPEGDVIPVYDSDGTMIGVKADSARNIVISRLNEPILHQISENAGGLYQRASVTGIESVAILNALSELEAGALGARLQTISVSRYGVFVAIALLLLTAEMFVREKVA; encoded by the coding sequence ATGTTTACGCGAGGCGGCTGGCTCATCCTCTTGTTGCTTGTCGCACTGATTGCGAGCTTGAGCGTGCTTCAGGCACGTCAGCGTGCAAGACAAGTGCAGCGTGCTGGCCTGGAACCCGTCCTGACGAAGAGGCGACGTCTGCGGGTTGCCCTTTGGAGCGGCGCGTCGGCGTGTGCGGTTATCGCGCTAGCCAACCCGGTCTGGGGTATCGAAGCCGAATTGATTGAGGCGAGGGGCACGGCGGTTGTGATCGTACTGGACGTGAGTGCCAGTATGGATGCACTGGACCTAACCCCCAGCCGGCTCGAACGGGCCAAGATCGCCGCAACCGATATTCTTCGCGGTGGCGAAGGAAATTTGTTCGGGCTGGTGTTGTTTGCCGGTGAAGCCTTTGTACGGTTTCCCTTATCTTCGGATGTCGTTACGGCAGAGGAGTTCGTCCAGTCGTCTGCCAGTACAATGATCACGCGGCAGGGTACTGTGATTGATGAGGCACTGAGACTCGCGCTGGAACTCATCGATGAACGCATCAGCGGTGGCGCAATGATTGTCCTTATGACCGATGGAGAAGACCAGTCGGGAGATCCGCTGAGTGTGGCGGATGAGGCTAAAGTGCGAGGAATTCCGATTCATGTTATCGGATACGGCACGCCGGAAGGCGATGTGATTCCAGTGTACGACTCTGACGGTACGATGATAGGCGTTAAGGCGGACAGTGCGCGTAATATCGTGATTAGCCGCCTGAATGAACCGATTCTGCATCAGATCTCTGAAAACGCCGGCGGGCTGTATCAGCGTGCCTCGGTGACCGGGATCGAGTCGGTCGCCATTCTGAATGCATTAAGTGAGTTAGAGGCAGGTGCGCTTGGGGCGCGACTGCAAACGATCAGCGTCTCAAGGTATGGTGTCTTTGTCGCGATTGCGCTGCTGCTACTCACTGCCGAGATGTTTGTACGGGAGAAAGTAGCGTGA
- a CDS encoding BatD family protein: MKRLLALVLFIVAPVAAQSEPPFRVDASFDVVWAYPGQAVSYTVTAYSDTEREVGFNLPTFEGFWQAGGRGFSGSATIEGKQYNTSIYQVTLYPHSIGRLEVPAARVDFAETVFSEGASRLSASTSIDVLELPAAPADFSGLVGAVGAQFSAEPAVVSIGEPIQVTLRLQGAANLAQLPPVDVQVPDGWRLYHEPQTAESVFDGNALTQTRVIRWRAVADRAGRASLGVLPITFFTLANGYQTLEIPLIDFEVLPGANGELSREEITRVAPSLLQTAGSQLGAGSVPGLVWGVAPILAVAVFAGREASRRWQQFQAAARKRNALRRATSRLRMVARSNGDLADIETAILNYFSDHKWDRRAFTEAGELLGLVEDARYAPNGALQAESLAKRAAELLRRIESAGRNA; this comes from the coding sequence GTGAAGCGACTGTTGGCCCTAGTACTCTTTATCGTTGCACCTGTCGCTGCTCAGTCGGAGCCGCCGTTCCGCGTGGATGCGTCCTTCGATGTTGTTTGGGCGTATCCGGGCCAGGCTGTGTCATATACGGTGACTGCCTACAGCGATACTGAGAGAGAGGTCGGGTTCAACCTGCCAACGTTTGAGGGGTTCTGGCAGGCAGGCGGACGCGGCTTCAGCGGCTCGGCTACGATAGAAGGCAAGCAATACAATACATCAATCTATCAGGTGACATTGTATCCGCACAGCATCGGACGGCTTGAAGTGCCTGCCGCGAGGGTGGATTTTGCCGAGACTGTCTTCAGCGAAGGCGCATCGCGCTTAAGCGCGAGTACTTCGATAGACGTTTTAGAATTACCGGCGGCGCCGGCAGATTTCTCGGGTTTGGTAGGCGCGGTTGGGGCGCAGTTTTCCGCCGAGCCTGCGGTGGTGTCGATTGGTGAGCCGATACAAGTCACCTTGAGACTCCAAGGGGCAGCGAATCTGGCTCAGTTGCCGCCGGTCGATGTACAGGTCCCTGACGGTTGGCGCCTGTACCACGAGCCTCAGACGGCCGAGAGCGTGTTTGACGGAAATGCTCTGACCCAGACCCGTGTGATACGCTGGCGGGCAGTTGCCGATCGCGCTGGGCGCGCGTCGCTTGGTGTGCTGCCAATTACGTTCTTCACTTTGGCGAACGGGTACCAGACACTGGAAATCCCCCTGATCGATTTCGAAGTACTGCCGGGCGCGAATGGTGAGCTCTCGCGCGAGGAGATTACGCGAGTGGCACCATCACTGCTCCAAACTGCCGGTTCGCAGCTCGGGGCGGGATCCGTCCCGGGTTTGGTCTGGGGAGTCGCACCGATTCTTGCGGTTGCGGTATTTGCCGGGCGCGAAGCTTCCCGGCGCTGGCAGCAGTTTCAAGCTGCGGCACGGAAGCGTAACGCCTTGCGCCGGGCGACATCGAGACTGCGAATGGTCGCCCGATCGAACGGGGACCTGGCTGATATTGAGACCGCAATACTCAACTATTTCTCCGACCACAAATGGGACCGGCGAGCATTCACCGAAGCTGGCGAACTGTTGGGACTTGTGGAGGATGCGCGCTATGCGCCGAACGGTGCCTTACAGGCGGAGTCACTAGCGAAACGGGCAGCAGAGCTCTTGAGGCGGATTGAAAGTGCTGGCCGCAATGCGTAG